From one Dermacentor variabilis isolate Ectoservices chromosome 3, ASM5094787v1, whole genome shotgun sequence genomic stretch:
- the LOC142574970 gene encoding uncharacterized protein LOC142574970, which yields MILVPKPGKAPGVDNLPHISLTSSCVVKVAEHVVHKRVVRYLEDQDCFTHHMIGFRTGLSTQDTMHLLKHQIIDAGATWGTRAILDLDEKAFDNIEDLAILKVVVDLGLGRWFYEFVRSFLTRRKAVLRAGDLTSEEVELG from the coding sequence ATGATCCTCGTTCCAAAACCGGGCAAGGCGCCTGGCGTCGATAACCTTCCCcacatctcgctcacgtcctcgTGCGTGGTTAAGGTGGCCGAGCATGTCGTACACAAGAGAGTCGTTCGGTATCTCGAAGACCAGGACTGTTTCACAcaccacatgatcggcttccgaaccgggctctcgacgcaggatacgaTGCATCTCCTGAAACACCAGATCATAGACGCCGGGGCCACGTGGGGCACCCGCGCCATACTTGACCTCGAtgagaaggcgttcgacaacatCGAGGACTTAGCAATACTTAAGGTGGTCGTGGACCTAGGGCTCGGGCGCTGGTTCTACGAGTTCGTCCGCTCCTTCCTAACTCGTCGCAAGGCCGTGCTCCGTGCCGGAGACCTCACGTCGGAAGAAGTCGAGCTCGGATAG